The following proteins are encoded in a genomic region of Gimesia algae:
- the typA gene encoding translational GTPase TypA produces MKREDVRNIAIIAHVDHGKTTLVDALLHQSGHFRDSQLKGDCILDSNDLERERGITILAKNIALMYKGVKINIIDTPGHADFGGEVERVLRMADGVLILVDAFEGPRPQTRFVLKKALECGLKPLVVINKIDRSDCRPDHVLSEMFDLFVELEADDETLDFPYIYASAREGFATHDLDNFGDSIHPLLDMVLENVPAPDVNQDAPLTMMVTTLEWSEYVGRVATGRISSGKVHTGERVTLIKRNGDHLKCTVDSVELFNNLGRAPVDEASAGDIVALVGLDNPEIGDTVACAEKPQALVRIDVDEPTLSMLFTINSSPLAGQDGKYVTSRNLRDRLMRELESNVALRVAEREDKDSFSVSGRGILHLSVLIEQMRREGYELSVGKPEVIRKKIDGKWHEPFESLEVDAPSEVVGSVMELVCARRGQMIDMTSGETGMSHLKFSIPARGLIGLRTRLLNATRGEAIINHRFEAYKASEGEVPRRANGVLVSQDKGQAVGYALWKLRDRAEFFVGPGADVYEGMIVGENVRNNDLVVNPIRGKKLTNVRASGSDENMVLKPPRDMSLEAALEYIEYDEYVEITPKIIRLRKIHLTENERKRNQRTTTAE; encoded by the coding sequence ATGAAACGAGAAGATGTGCGGAACATTGCGATTATCGCGCACGTGGACCATGGGAAAACGACACTGGTCGATGCCTTGCTGCATCAAAGTGGCCATTTTCGTGATTCTCAATTGAAGGGCGACTGTATTCTGGATTCCAACGATCTGGAACGGGAACGAGGTATTACGATTCTGGCCAAGAACATCGCATTGATGTACAAGGGCGTCAAAATCAATATTATCGACACGCCGGGCCACGCCGATTTTGGCGGCGAAGTCGAGCGCGTGCTGCGAATGGCAGACGGCGTTTTGATTCTGGTCGATGCGTTTGAAGGGCCTCGCCCGCAGACCCGCTTTGTATTGAAAAAAGCGCTGGAATGTGGTCTGAAGCCTCTGGTCGTCATCAACAAAATTGACCGTTCCGACTGTCGACCCGATCATGTCTTAAGTGAGATGTTTGACCTGTTCGTCGAGTTGGAAGCGGACGACGAGACCCTCGACTTCCCTTATATCTACGCCAGTGCCCGCGAAGGTTTCGCGACGCATGATCTGGATAATTTCGGTGACAGCATTCATCCGCTGCTGGACATGGTACTGGAAAATGTTCCTGCTCCCGATGTGAATCAGGATGCACCGCTGACGATGATGGTGACCACACTGGAATGGTCTGAATATGTAGGACGTGTTGCCACCGGTCGTATCAGTAGCGGAAAGGTTCACACTGGCGAACGCGTAACCCTTATCAAACGCAATGGGGATCATCTCAAGTGCACAGTCGACTCAGTAGAACTGTTTAATAATCTGGGACGAGCTCCCGTTGATGAAGCCTCCGCCGGCGATATTGTCGCTCTGGTGGGTCTGGATAATCCGGAAATCGGTGATACCGTTGCCTGTGCAGAGAAGCCACAGGCGCTCGTTCGCATCGATGTCGATGAACCCACTCTGTCCATGCTGTTTACTATTAACAGCTCGCCTCTGGCTGGACAGGATGGCAAGTATGTGACGAGCCGCAACCTGCGTGATCGACTGATGCGGGAACTGGAATCAAATGTGGCTCTCCGTGTTGCCGAACGGGAAGATAAAGATTCCTTCTCTGTCTCAGGGCGTGGGATTCTGCATTTGTCCGTATTGATTGAGCAAATGCGACGCGAAGGTTATGAACTGTCTGTCGGCAAGCCAGAAGTGATTCGTAAGAAGATCGATGGCAAATGGCATGAACCATTTGAATCTCTGGAAGTCGACGCTCCTTCAGAAGTGGTCGGTTCCGTGATGGAACTGGTCTGTGCCCGTCGTGGGCAGATGATCGATATGACCTCCGGCGAAACCGGCATGTCGCATCTCAAGTTTTCTATCCCCGCGCGTGGTCTGATTGGTCTGCGTACTCGTCTACTGAATGCGACCCGTGGCGAAGCCATCATCAATCACCGCTTTGAAGCTTATAAAGCTTCCGAAGGAGAGGTTCCTCGCCGTGCGAATGGCGTACTGGTTTCGCAGGACAAAGGTCAGGCCGTCGGTTATGCCTTATGGAAACTCCGTGATCGGGCTGAGTTCTTTGTCGGACCAGGTGCAGACGTTTATGAAGGTATGATTGTCGGCGAGAATGTCCGCAATAACGATCTGGTTGTGAATCCGATTCGCGGCAAGAAGCTGACCAACGTGCGTGCTTCCGGTTCCGACGAGAACATGGTGCTCAAACCACCTCGTGATATGAGTCTGGAAGCGGCTCTGGAGTACATTGAGTACGATGAGTACGTGGAAATTACTCCCAAAATCATTCGTCTGCGAAAGATTCATTTGACCGAGAATGAACGCAAGCGGAACCAGCGGACTACGACTGCTGAATAA
- the rfbC gene encoding dTDP-4-dehydrorhamnose 3,5-epimerase — protein sequence MDIQQTEFPGLLILTPRVFADDRGFFKETFQQERYEQAGITGPFVQDNHSRSSAGILRGLHFQIQHPQAKLVFAVEGEILDVCVDLRKNSPTFGKSISVLLSAENHKQLFVPAGFAHGFYVLSPRADFMYKCTDYYFPEYERTLLWNDPALEIEWPLQGEPILSEKDRKGLPLSECEIFESL from the coding sequence ATGGATATACAACAGACTGAATTTCCCGGCTTATTGATCCTTACTCCCCGTGTGTTTGCTGATGATCGTGGTTTCTTTAAGGAGACCTTCCAGCAGGAACGCTACGAACAGGCGGGAATCACAGGTCCTTTTGTACAGGACAATCATTCCCGGTCATCCGCTGGTATCCTGCGAGGATTACATTTTCAAATCCAGCATCCCCAGGCAAAACTGGTGTTTGCTGTGGAAGGTGAAATCCTGGATGTCTGTGTTGACCTCAGAAAGAATTCTCCCACGTTCGGAAAATCAATCTCGGTCCTGCTTTCGGCAGAAAACCACAAACAACTGTTCGTACCAGCCGGATTTGCTCACGGCTTTTATGTCCTCAGCCCGCGCGCCGACTTCATGTATAAATGCACCGACTATTATTTTCCTGAATACGAGCGGACATTGCTCTGGAATGATCCTGCATTGGAAATCGAATGGCCTCTGCAAGGCGAACCAATCCTGTCTGAAAAAGACCGTAAAGGACTTCCACTGTCCGAGTGTGAAATATTTGAATCACTATGA
- a CDS encoding N-acyl-D-amino-acid deacylase family protein yields MDCLRLQICLCLFLFAFSPSEVILAQNQSSFDILLKGGTIVDGSGKPGFTGDIAIKDDRIVQINPEIKGTARETIPCRGLTIAPGFIDLHNHSDRQIISPLTRANMNYVTQGCSTIVTGNCGSGPVDTEEYYRIIDATGSGTNVLHLIPQGSLRDEVMGSGQRKPTAAELQQMKALAEKAMQDGAWGISTGLIYVPSSYAETDELVELAQIVSRYQGIYASHIRNESTELLAAVNEALKIGQQAKLPVHISHFKSSGQDAWGLVIRAAAMIEEARKQGQKVTADQYPYIASSTSLGATLIPAWARAGSNKELVARLEAPETSEKIIKAIKNNIEKREAGKAVRIARYSERPDWVGKNLLQIAEKENKSVLDIVLEITRQGGASVVNFSMNEADVRQIMKIDWVATASDGRAYLPGSDRPHPRNYGTFPRKLGYYALQQKVISPEHAIRSMTGLPADILGLKDRGYLRKGAYADIVVFDSSNLIDKATFDNPHQYSAGIRYLFVNGSPAINAGFPTGSLAGKALRHQTAAKTEK; encoded by the coding sequence ATGGACTGCCTTCGCCTGCAGATTTGCCTTTGTCTGTTTCTCTTCGCTTTCTCGCCATCAGAGGTTATTCTCGCCCAGAATCAGTCCTCGTTCGATATTCTGCTCAAAGGGGGAACGATCGTTGATGGCTCGGGAAAACCGGGGTTTACTGGCGATATCGCGATCAAAGACGATCGGATCGTACAAATCAACCCCGAGATCAAGGGAACTGCCAGAGAGACAATTCCCTGTCGTGGACTGACGATTGCTCCGGGTTTCATCGACCTGCATAACCACAGTGATCGCCAGATTATTTCGCCTTTAACCCGGGCAAACATGAATTATGTCACCCAGGGATGTTCCACAATTGTAACTGGTAATTGTGGCAGTGGCCCGGTCGATACAGAAGAATATTACCGTATCATCGACGCTACGGGAAGCGGAACGAATGTACTGCATCTGATTCCTCAAGGATCTCTGCGAGACGAAGTCATGGGCTCAGGACAGCGGAAGCCCACCGCCGCAGAACTACAGCAGATGAAAGCACTGGCTGAGAAAGCCATGCAGGATGGCGCCTGGGGAATATCTACCGGACTGATCTATGTCCCAAGCTCCTACGCAGAAACGGACGAACTGGTTGAACTGGCTCAAATCGTCTCTCGTTATCAGGGAATTTATGCCAGTCATATTCGCAATGAAAGTACCGAATTACTGGCAGCCGTCAACGAGGCCTTGAAAATCGGTCAGCAGGCAAAACTGCCGGTTCATATTTCCCACTTCAAATCCAGTGGTCAGGATGCCTGGGGCCTGGTCATCCGCGCTGCTGCCATGATTGAAGAGGCTCGAAAGCAGGGACAGAAAGTCACCGCCGATCAATATCCCTATATTGCTTCCAGCACCTCGCTGGGAGCCACATTGATCCCCGCCTGGGCCAGAGCTGGCAGTAACAAAGAACTCGTGGCCCGCCTGGAAGCTCCTGAGACCTCAGAAAAAATCATCAAAGCGATCAAAAACAATATTGAAAAACGCGAAGCAGGAAAAGCGGTCCGCATCGCCCGCTATTCAGAACGTCCCGACTGGGTGGGTAAAAATCTGCTGCAAATTGCGGAAAAAGAAAACAAGAGTGTATTGGACATTGTACTGGAGATCACTCGCCAGGGGGGTGCTTCTGTCGTGAACTTCAGCATGAATGAAGCCGATGTTCGGCAGATCATGAAAATCGACTGGGTGGCCACTGCATCTGACGGCCGGGCTTATCTGCCCGGATCGGATCGCCCCCATCCTCGCAATTATGGAACCTTTCCCCGCAAGCTGGGTTATTACGCGCTGCAGCAGAAAGTGATTTCCCCGGAACATGCCATTCGAAGTATGACCGGTCTGCCTGCTGATATCCTGGGACTCAAAGACAGAGGCTATCTGCGGAAGGGAGCGTATGCTGACATCGTCGTTTTTGACTCCAGTAACCTGATTGACAAAGCCACGTTTGACAATCCGCACCAGTATTCAGCTGGGATCCGTTATCTGTTTGTGAATGGCAGCCCTGCTATCAATGCCGGGTTTCCCACGGGCAGTCTGGCTGGCAAAGCACTCCGTCATCAGACTGCAGCGAAAACAGAGAAATAA
- a CDS encoding (5-formylfuran-3-yl)methyl phosphate synthase: MNTQDTQLLVSVRDCKEIAPAIAGGCEILDFKDPARGALGRIDDATLSAVMEYCHHNSMTIPLSMALGELCEWSTEQISLYLPAEITYLKIGFSHSSGSRTWVSDWQNLIHGIEESSGHQHQWIAVAYADWKRAASFSPLEVLKAACDNRCAGLLIDTFSKQNGRLLDLLTPETLSEIIEQAKARQLKLALAGSLRIQDLEVLTDLAPDIIGIRGAACISHNRTSAIQESAIRTFRKQMRFHANSM, translated from the coding sequence TTGAATACGCAGGACACACAGCTACTGGTCAGTGTCAGGGACTGTAAAGAAATCGCACCTGCGATCGCAGGAGGTTGCGAAATTCTCGACTTCAAAGACCCCGCTCGTGGTGCACTGGGACGAATCGATGATGCAACGTTGAGCGCTGTGATGGAATACTGCCACCATAATTCCATGACCATTCCCCTCAGTATGGCGCTGGGAGAACTCTGTGAATGGAGCACAGAGCAGATCTCGCTGTATCTCCCCGCAGAGATTACTTATTTGAAGATCGGATTCTCTCACAGCAGTGGATCCCGAACCTGGGTTTCCGACTGGCAGAACCTGATCCACGGGATAGAAGAGAGTAGCGGACATCAACATCAATGGATCGCCGTTGCGTACGCAGACTGGAAACGTGCGGCTTCCTTCTCGCCACTCGAAGTCCTGAAGGCAGCCTGCGATAATCGGTGTGCTGGACTGCTGATTGACACTTTCTCAAAACAGAATGGCAGGCTCCTGGACCTGCTCACACCAGAAACCCTCAGCGAGATCATCGAACAGGCCAAGGCCAGACAACTGAAGCTTGCGCTGGCGGGTTCTCTGCGAATTCAGGATCTGGAGGTCCTGACAGACCTGGCACCTGACATTATTGGCATCCGCGGAGCTGCCTGTATCAGCCACAACAGAACCAGCGCAATCCAGGAATCTGCCATTAGAACCTTCCGGAAACAAATGCGTTTCCATGCGAATTCCATGTAA
- a CDS encoding SGNH/GDSL hydrolase family protein, with product MPLSELCESTHTSPPLILLGASNLTRDFPLILRLLQSSMPSPLDIYTAMGHGRSYGNWSRVLYRALPGIARCELWDAFPPALTGNTTPRALLTDIGNDLIYGQSTETILGWVEQSIQRLKQHQAQITITLLPEASLARLSTWRFELTRRLFFPNNPASLSDLTGKVRDLNQSLLALADQDQISVVAAPLEWYGFDPIHYRYSQRVSLWKTILSHWDLPELSRMTAHNHWLDSFYAISQLTPSTSRHWGKLRHNPQPVRILNEGTRISVF from the coding sequence ATGCCCCTTTCTGAATTATGTGAGTCTACCCACACCAGCCCCCCCCTCATTTTACTTGGGGCAAGTAATCTGACTCGCGATTTCCCGCTCATCCTGCGACTGCTGCAATCTTCAATGCCTTCCCCACTGGATATCTACACGGCGATGGGACATGGGCGATCATATGGAAACTGGAGTCGTGTTCTTTACCGTGCTTTACCCGGTATCGCCCGCTGTGAACTCTGGGACGCATTCCCGCCCGCACTCACCGGCAATACCACTCCTCGGGCATTATTAACTGACATTGGCAACGATCTGATTTACGGCCAATCTACTGAAACAATTCTGGGTTGGGTTGAACAGAGTATTCAACGGCTAAAGCAACATCAGGCACAGATCACAATCACCCTGTTGCCGGAAGCGAGTCTCGCGCGGCTGTCCACCTGGCGTTTCGAACTGACGCGGCGTTTGTTTTTCCCCAACAATCCTGCATCACTAAGTGATCTGACAGGTAAAGTCCGAGATTTGAACCAGAGTCTGTTGGCACTTGCAGACCAGGACCAGATCTCAGTCGTAGCAGCCCCACTGGAATGGTATGGATTCGATCCGATCCATTATCGCTATTCTCAGCGAGTCAGTCTCTGGAAAACCATTCTCTCCCATTGGGATCTGCCTGAATTGAGTAGGATGACCGCCCATAACCACTGGCTCGACTCATTCTATGCGATTTCACAGTTAACCCCCTCTACCAGCCGACACTGGGGAAAACTGCGTCACAACCCCCAACCAGTTCGCATTTTGAATGAGGGGACACGGATTTCTGTTTTTTAA
- a CDS encoding S1C family serine protease, which translates to MNQDQNTGKLKATAVRIVLLLLIVLVGLSSQSYAWDQLQPSQLTSGSQMRRAFRSVVSTPRSWTVRVRSNGKETSLGAIVESDGWILTKASQLEGEITCELSTAERYPAEIIGVDGKLDLALIKIEAKNLPTVKWKSDTDPLVGQWLVTPGLSMSPVSVGVLSVARRKIDPAPGVLGVQIDDAEGGALVKQVISESGAEEAGLKPGDVILSVAGEEIDSARALSKFVQKFLPGDRVLVKILRDKEEVNAVVVLTDPQMLIYDRLREMQKKMGGALSRRKTGFTEVLQHDTVLRPEDCGGVIVNLQGNAIGLNIARAGRTKSFAIPANHVVPMIQKLKLKKYAPYNPLKDSKQQTVSATTSS; encoded by the coding sequence TTGAACCAGGATCAAAATACGGGAAAGCTTAAGGCAACTGCTGTTCGGATTGTTTTATTGCTATTGATTGTTTTGGTTGGGCTGTCTTCACAGAGCTATGCCTGGGATCAACTCCAACCCAGCCAGTTGACCAGTGGCTCGCAGATGCGTCGGGCTTTTCGTTCTGTCGTTTCGACTCCGCGTTCATGGACCGTCCGTGTCCGCTCCAATGGAAAAGAAACGTCACTAGGCGCCATTGTCGAATCCGATGGGTGGATCCTGACCAAAGCCAGCCAACTGGAGGGGGAAATCACCTGCGAATTATCGACGGCGGAACGCTATCCGGCTGAGATCATTGGTGTGGATGGCAAGCTTGATCTGGCATTGATCAAAATTGAAGCCAAAAATCTTCCCACTGTCAAATGGAAATCCGATACTGATCCTCTGGTGGGACAGTGGCTGGTCACCCCCGGTTTAAGCATGTCTCCTGTAAGTGTCGGAGTGCTCAGTGTTGCCAGACGTAAAATCGATCCAGCTCCCGGTGTTCTGGGAGTGCAGATTGACGATGCCGAAGGTGGTGCCCTGGTGAAACAGGTCATCAGTGAAAGTGGTGCTGAAGAAGCAGGTTTAAAGCCCGGAGATGTGATCTTAAGCGTCGCTGGCGAAGAGATCGACAGTGCCCGCGCCCTGTCAAAATTTGTCCAGAAGTTTTTGCCTGGTGACCGGGTTCTTGTGAAGATCCTCAGGGATAAAGAAGAGGTAAACGCAGTTGTGGTGCTGACCGATCCTCAGATGCTGATTTATGATCGACTGCGGGAAATGCAGAAAAAAATGGGCGGGGCACTCAGCCGCCGGAAAACTGGATTCACCGAGGTCTTACAACACGATACCGTGTTACGACCGGAAGACTGCGGCGGCGTGATCGTCAATCTGCAGGGGAATGCGATTGGTTTGAACATTGCTCGGGCTGGCAGAACCAAATCGTTCGCCATACCTGCCAATCACGTTGTTCCCATGATCCAGAAGCTGAAGCTGAAAAAATATGCCCCTTACAATCCATTGAAGGATTCCAAACAGCAGACCGTTTCCGCTACCACCTCATCCTGA
- a CDS encoding S1C family serine protease: MLRSLLTCVFLLSISVSAIPLVAQDIKVQKPVSVVPAEKLSEVFFKTVPDSLEDLQEIERQVTSLTRTAIESTVSVRVGEAQGSGVIIDNKAGYILTAAHVIGLAQKNATIILHDGRTLKGRTMGLNRGLDAGLVKLVEDDHIDISKLSAVKMGDISEIEAGEWVMATGHPNGYQSGRAPVVRLGRIVSRKKHLLQTDCTLIGGDSGGPLFNMQGQVVGIHSRIGPSTSWNFHIPVSAFQDDWEKLVSGDMWGAKPLGQNAVLGVNGEDTDRGCKVTAVTRGFPAEIAGLHTNDIIIQLNDEKITGIEQLAEVVQQYKPGQTVQITLIRAGKNMTFEVQLAARD; this comes from the coding sequence ATGCTGAGATCCCTTCTCACCTGCGTATTCCTTTTATCTATCAGTGTTTCGGCAATACCGCTGGTTGCCCAGGACATCAAAGTTCAGAAACCAGTTTCTGTAGTCCCTGCAGAAAAACTGTCAGAGGTCTTCTTCAAAACGGTTCCCGATTCTCTTGAAGATCTTCAGGAAATTGAGAGGCAGGTTACATCACTGACCAGAACTGCCATTGAGAGTACGGTCTCAGTTCGTGTAGGAGAAGCACAGGGCAGTGGCGTGATTATCGATAATAAAGCTGGCTATATTTTAACGGCAGCACATGTGATTGGCCTGGCACAAAAAAATGCGACGATCATTCTACATGATGGTAGAACATTAAAAGGGCGTACCATGGGTTTGAACCGTGGGCTCGACGCCGGTCTGGTCAAGTTGGTAGAAGATGATCATATCGATATCAGCAAACTCTCTGCTGTGAAAATGGGAGACATTTCTGAAATCGAAGCTGGCGAATGGGTCATGGCAACCGGTCATCCGAATGGATATCAGTCAGGACGTGCTCCTGTTGTGCGACTGGGAAGAATTGTCTCTCGTAAAAAACACCTTCTACAAACCGATTGTACTCTCATCGGCGGTGATTCAGGGGGCCCCCTGTTTAACATGCAGGGACAGGTTGTGGGAATCCACAGTCGAATTGGTCCCTCCACCAGTTGGAATTTTCATATTCCCGTATCGGCGTTTCAGGATGACTGGGAAAAGCTCGTTTCCGGCGATATGTGGGGGGCAAAACCCCTCGGGCAGAACGCAGTGCTGGGAGTGAATGGCGAAGACACAGATCGTGGCTGCAAAGTGACGGCAGTCACCCGCGGGTTTCCTGCTGAAATTGCTGGTTTGCATACAAACGATATCATTATACAACTCAATGATGAGAAGATTACGGGAATCGAACAACTGGCTGAGGTCGTACAGCAATATAAACCCGGCCAGACTGTCCAGATTACACTCATTCGTGCCGGTAAGAACATGACTTTCGAGGTTCAACTCGCCGCACGAGACTGA
- the pdxA gene encoding 4-hydroxythreonine-4-phosphate dehydrogenase PdxA, translated as MKLPLIALTMGDVSGIGPQLLDVLCSGSEIFENCRPVVYGNAAVLRRASQLSGSGLQIREIDSISGSLDFQVGIANCIDRGKSDVAEAVPCEIDARSGQGAFDYLVSAIDDCLCGQMDAITTAPLNKESLRLAGINYPGHTEILADRCGVADFGMMLYLPHSAAIQPPAGLGIVHTTLHTSIASVPGLLNTDAIFEKIRLISGLMQKMGVDQPRVAVCALNPHAGEHGLFGDEEARIIAPAVEHAIQSGLDATGPLPADTLIRRAVHGEFDAVVAMYHDQGHIPFKLLGFDQAVNITLGLPIVRTSPSHGTAFDIAWSHSVPETRGIVEAIKAAAKLSHHQPDR; from the coding sequence ATGAAATTACCCCTCATTGCATTAACCATGGGCGACGTCTCAGGCATTGGCCCGCAATTGCTGGACGTGCTTTGCAGCGGATCTGAGATTTTTGAGAACTGTCGCCCCGTTGTTTACGGGAATGCTGCGGTTCTCAGGCGTGCTTCCCAACTATCCGGATCCGGACTGCAGATCCGCGAGATCGATTCCATTTCAGGCAGCCTGGATTTCCAGGTGGGAATCGCGAACTGTATTGATCGCGGAAAATCAGATGTCGCTGAAGCAGTCCCTTGCGAAATCGATGCTCGCTCAGGTCAGGGCGCCTTTGACTATCTGGTGAGTGCCATTGATGACTGCCTGTGCGGACAGATGGATGCCATCACTACAGCACCTCTGAATAAGGAATCGCTCCGACTGGCAGGTATCAATTACCCCGGCCATACCGAAATTCTGGCTGACCGCTGTGGAGTCGCTGACTTCGGTATGATGCTCTATTTGCCCCATAGTGCTGCAATCCAACCTCCCGCCGGCCTGGGTATCGTCCACACCACCTTGCACACATCAATTGCCAGCGTTCCCGGTTTACTCAACACCGATGCGATATTTGAAAAAATCAGATTAATCTCTGGACTGATGCAGAAAATGGGGGTAGATCAACCCAGAGTTGCCGTTTGCGCTTTGAATCCGCATGCCGGTGAGCATGGTCTGTTCGGAGATGAAGAAGCACGCATCATCGCTCCTGCGGTCGAACACGCGATTCAATCAGGCCTTGATGCGACCGGTCCGTTACCTGCAGATACCCTGATTCGACGTGCAGTCCATGGCGAGTTCGATGCGGTCGTCGCCATGTACCATGATCAGGGCCATATCCCGTTCAAGCTGCTCGGATTTGATCAGGCAGTCAACATTACACTCGGTCTGCCTATTGTCAGAACCAGTCCCAGCCATGGCACTGCCTTTGACATCGCCTGGAGCCACTCCGTCCCTGAAACCCGAGGCATCGTCGAAGCAATCAAAGCAGCAGCAAAGCTGTCTCACCATCAACCAGACCGATAA